Proteins encoded together in one Salvelinus namaycush isolate Seneca unplaced genomic scaffold, SaNama_1.0 Scaffold3, whole genome shotgun sequence window:
- the LOC120039788 gene encoding zinc finger protein 678-like, with protein sequence MIPGRTTEVSRIHTGEKPYHCSQCGKCFKQLGNLKEHERIHTGEKPYHCSQCGKSINDLGNLKKHERIHTGERPYHCSQCGKSFNDLGNLKRHERIHTREKPYHCSQCGKCFKQLGNLKEHERIHTGEKPYHCSQCGKGFSQPANLKRHERMHTGEKPYHCSQCVKCFNQLGELKWHERIHTGEKPYHCSQCGKSFNNLGNLKKHEKIHTGEKPYHCSQC encoded by the exons ATGATTCCGGGAAGAACCACAGAGGTTTCT agaatacacacaggtgagaagccttaccactgctcccagtgtggcaagtgttttaaacagttagggaacctgaaagaacacgagagaatacacacaggtgagaagccttaccactgctcccagtgcggaaagagtattaacgatttagggaacctgaaaaaacatgagagaatacacacaggggagaggccttaccactgctcccagtgcggaaagagttttaacgatttagggaatCTGAAAcggcacgagagaatacacacaagggagaagccttaccactgctcccagtgtggcaagtgttttaaacagttagggaacctgaaagaacacgagagaatacacacaggtgagaagccttaccactgctcccagtgtggaaagggtttcagccAGCCGGCgaatctgaaacggcatgagagaatgcacacaggggagaagccttaccactgctcccagtgtgtaaagtgtttcaaccagctgggggagctgaaatggcatgagagaatacacacaggggagaagccttaccactgctcccagtgtggaaagagttttaacaatttagggaacctgaaaaaacatgagaaaatacacacaggggagaagccttaccactgctcccagtgc